Proteins found in one Frankiaceae bacterium genomic segment:
- a CDS encoding protein meaA — MADKPWVMRTYAGHSSPAESNALYRRNLAKGQTGLSVAFDLPTQTGYDPDDELARGEVGKVGVPVSHVGDMRALFDGIPLAEMNTSMTINATAMWLLALYQVVAEEQGADPTALAGTTQNDIIKEYLSRGTYVFPPAPSLRLITDMVAYTVTAMPKWNPVNICSYHLQEAGATPVQEIAYAMCTAIAVLDAVRDSGQVPEERFGDVVARISFFVNAGVRFVEEMCKMRAFVELWDELTRERYGVTDSKQRRFRYGVQVNSLGLTEAQPENNVQRIVLEMLAVTLSKDARARAVQLPAWNEALGLPRPWDQQWSLRMQQVLAYETDLLEHDDIFTGSVVVEAKVRELVEGAKAEIDRVQAMGGAVAAVESGYMKGELVASHAEHRRRVESGERVVVGVNAFTTTEPNPLLADLDAAILTVDPGVEAHATDAIRQWRAQRDQAAVDDALNALRDAAKTDANLMAASIDAARAGVTTGEWAKALREVFGEYRAPTGVSAAVAPGEAGEELAAVRARVKQTGEELGRRLKILVGKPGLDGHSNGAEQVAVRARDAGFEVVYQGIRLTPAQLVAAAVEEDVHCVGLSILSGSHRELVPAVVDGLREAGMGDVPVVVGGIIPDADAREMRAAGVAAVFTPKDFALTTIMDEVVSVIRAAHGLV; from the coding sequence ATGGCCGACAAGCCGTGGGTGATGCGGACGTACGCCGGGCACTCCAGCCCCGCCGAGTCCAACGCCCTCTACCGCCGCAACCTCGCGAAGGGCCAGACCGGCCTCTCCGTCGCGTTCGACCTGCCGACGCAGACCGGCTACGACCCCGACGACGAGCTGGCCCGCGGCGAGGTCGGCAAGGTCGGCGTCCCGGTCAGCCACGTCGGCGACATGCGCGCGCTGTTCGACGGCATCCCGCTCGCCGAGATGAACACCTCCATGACCATCAACGCGACCGCCATGTGGCTGCTCGCGCTCTACCAGGTGGTCGCGGAGGAGCAGGGCGCGGATCCCACGGCACTCGCCGGCACGACGCAGAACGACATCATCAAGGAGTACCTCTCGCGCGGGACGTACGTCTTCCCGCCCGCGCCGAGCCTGCGCCTGATCACCGACATGGTGGCGTACACCGTCACCGCGATGCCCAAGTGGAACCCCGTCAACATCTGCAGCTACCACCTGCAGGAGGCGGGCGCGACGCCGGTCCAGGAGATCGCGTACGCCATGTGCACCGCGATCGCCGTCCTCGACGCCGTACGCGACTCGGGCCAGGTGCCCGAGGAACGCTTCGGCGACGTCGTCGCGCGGATCTCGTTCTTCGTCAACGCGGGCGTGCGGTTCGTCGAGGAGATGTGCAAGATGCGCGCGTTCGTCGAGCTGTGGGACGAGCTGACGCGCGAACGCTACGGCGTCACCGACTCCAAGCAGCGCCGCTTCCGCTACGGCGTGCAGGTCAACTCCCTCGGCCTCACCGAGGCGCAGCCGGAGAACAACGTGCAGCGCATCGTCCTCGAGATGCTCGCCGTCACGCTGTCGAAGGACGCGCGCGCCCGCGCCGTACAGCTCCCCGCCTGGAACGAAGCGCTCGGCCTGCCGCGCCCCTGGGACCAGCAGTGGTCGCTACGGATGCAGCAGGTGCTGGCGTACGAGACCGACCTGCTGGAGCACGACGACATCTTCACCGGCTCCGTCGTCGTCGAGGCCAAGGTGCGCGAGCTCGTCGAGGGCGCGAAGGCCGAGATCGACCGCGTGCAGGCGATGGGCGGCGCGGTCGCGGCCGTCGAGAGCGGCTACATGAAGGGCGAGCTCGTCGCCTCCCACGCCGAGCACCGCCGCAGGGTCGAGTCGGGCGAGCGCGTCGTCGTCGGCGTCAACGCGTTCACCACCACGGAGCCCAACCCGCTCCTCGCCGACCTCGACGCCGCGATCCTCACCGTCGACCCGGGCGTCGAGGCGCACGCGACTGACGCCATCAGGCAGTGGCGCGCGCAGCGCGACCAGGCCGCCGTGGACGACGCCCTGAACGCCCTGCGCGACGCCGCCAAGACCGACGCCAACCTCATGGCCGCGAGCATCGACGCCGCCCGCGCCGGCGTGACGACGGGGGAGTGGGCGAAGGCGCTGCGGGAGGTGTTCGGCGAGTACCGCGCGCCGACCGGGGTCTCCGCCGCGGTCGCGCCTGGCGAGGCCGGGGAGGAGCTCGCGGCCGTACGCGCCCGCGTCAAGCAGACCGGCGAGGAGCTCGGCCGGCGGCTGAAGATCCTCGTCGGCAAGCCGGGTCTCGACGGCCACAGCAACGGCGCCGAGCAGGTCGCCGTCCGCGCCCGCGACGCCGGCTTCGAGGTCGTCTACCAGGGGATCCGGCTCACGCCCGCGCAGCTCGTCGCCGCGGCCGTCGAGGAGGACGTGCACTGCGTCGGGCTGTCGATCCTGTCGGGCAGCCACCGCGAGCTCGTACCCGCCGTCGTCGACGGCCTGCGGGAGGCCGGGATGGGCGACGTACCCGTCGTCGTCGGCGGCATCATCCCCGACGCGGACGCGCGCGAGATGCGCGCCGCCGGGGTGGCCGCGGTGTTCACGCCGAAGGACTTCGCGCTGACGACGATCATGGACGAGGTCGTGTCGGTGATCCGGGCCGCCCACGGCCTGGTTTAG
- a CDS encoding ATP-binding protein gives MTAPATARAFAREALERGQAEVHIEDVALVVSELVTNAVVHGDGEITLNVTVAPDAVRVEVEDREPELPDRLAAALDAESGRGLLLVSRIAREWGVRPAGAGKVVWAEMAG, from the coding sequence GTGACCGCGCCCGCAACCGCCCGTGCCTTCGCCCGCGAGGCTCTCGAACGCGGCCAGGCCGAGGTGCACATCGAGGACGTCGCCCTCGTCGTCAGCGAGCTCGTCACCAACGCCGTCGTCCACGGCGACGGCGAGATCACCCTGAACGTCACCGTCGCCCCCGACGCCGTCCGCGTCGAGGTCGAGGACCGCGAGCCCGAGCTGCCCGACCGCCTCGCCGCGGCGCTCGACGCCGAGTCGGGCCGCGGCCTGCTGCTCGTGTCGAGGATCGCCCGCGAGTGGGGCGTGCGCCCCGCGGGCGCGGGCAAGGTCGTGTGGGCGGAGATGGCCGGCTAG
- a CDS encoding STAS domain-containing protein — protein MQQPGLTVTYTTDPDAVITVSGELDVATAPALREAFLTLLNRDEVPDVTIDASGVSFCDSSGLAVLLMGARRWSSEEKRLVLRSPSRSLGRILDLAGVRRAFEVCE, from the coding sequence GTGCAGCAGCCCGGCCTGACCGTCACCTATACGACCGACCCGGACGCCGTCATCACGGTGTCCGGGGAGCTCGACGTCGCGACCGCCCCCGCGTTGCGGGAGGCGTTCCTCACGCTGCTCAACCGCGACGAGGTGCCGGACGTGACGATCGACGCGAGCGGCGTGTCGTTCTGCGACTCCAGCGGCCTCGCGGTGCTGCTCATGGGCGCGCGGCGGTGGTCGTCGGAGGAGAAGCGGCTGGTGCTGCGTTCGCCGAGCAGGTCGCTGGGGCGGATCCTGGACCTGGCGGGGGTACGGCGGGCGTTCGAGGTGTGCGAGTAG
- a CDS encoding 3-hydroxybutyryl-CoA dehydrogenase has protein sequence MAREFRKVGVVGLGTMGAGIAEVLARNGLHVVGVEPTDTGLERGRGHMDHSTSRAVSRGKLSEDDRDALFERIEFTTELERLHDCDLVVEAIPEHLSLKADLFARLDKICLPETILATNTSALSVTEIAVATQRPSRVIGMHFFNPAPVMALVEIVRSVITDQEVVDDVEALVARIGKTDVTIGDRAGFIANALLFGYLNNAVRMLESRYATAEDIDAAMRFGCGHPMGPLALLDLIGLDSAYEILDTMYHQSRDHLHAPSPILKQLVTAGFLGRKTGRGFYTYESADSGKVVSSAAAAETAEPLRRVGRIGVVGTGTMASGIVEVCAKAGYDVVYRARSADKTAATRKALEKSLEKAVQRGKLSEEDRDAALARVTGTEALDDLADCDLVIEAVVEDLDVKRALFAALDEVVKPGAILATTTSSLPVIECAAATSRPEDVVGMHFFNSAPVMKLVEIVPTIRTSADTVAVARALSTAVGKHPVVCGDRAGFIVNALLFPYLNDAVKMLEDHYSDVDDIDYAMKLGCGHPMGPFELLDVVGLDVALAIQQTLYLEFREPGFAPAPLLEHLVTAGYLGRKSGRGFRDYSAR, from the coding sequence GTGGCACGGGAGTTCCGCAAGGTCGGCGTGGTCGGGCTCGGCACCATGGGTGCGGGCATCGCCGAGGTCCTGGCCCGCAACGGCCTGCACGTCGTCGGCGTCGAGCCGACCGACACCGGGCTCGAACGCGGCCGCGGCCACATGGACCACTCCACGAGCCGTGCGGTGTCCCGCGGCAAGCTCAGCGAGGACGACCGCGACGCGCTGTTCGAGCGGATCGAGTTCACCACCGAGCTCGAACGCCTCCACGACTGCGACCTCGTCGTCGAGGCCATTCCCGAGCACCTCAGCCTCAAGGCCGACCTGTTCGCGCGGCTCGACAAGATCTGCCTGCCGGAGACGATCCTCGCGACCAACACGTCCGCGCTGTCGGTCACCGAGATCGCCGTCGCGACGCAGCGCCCCAGCCGCGTCATCGGCATGCACTTCTTCAACCCGGCGCCGGTCATGGCCCTGGTCGAGATCGTGCGCTCGGTCATCACCGACCAGGAGGTCGTCGACGACGTCGAGGCGCTCGTCGCGCGCATCGGCAAGACCGACGTGACCATCGGCGACCGCGCCGGCTTCATCGCCAACGCGCTGCTCTTCGGCTACCTCAACAACGCCGTCCGCATGCTGGAGTCCCGCTACGCCACCGCCGAGGACATCGACGCGGCCATGCGCTTCGGCTGCGGCCACCCCATGGGGCCGCTCGCGCTGCTCGACCTCATCGGCCTCGACTCGGCGTACGAGATCCTCGACACGATGTACCACCAGTCGCGCGACCACCTGCACGCCCCGTCGCCGATCCTCAAGCAGCTCGTCACCGCGGGGTTCCTCGGGCGCAAGACCGGGCGCGGCTTCTACACGTACGAGAGCGCCGACTCCGGCAAGGTCGTGTCGTCGGCCGCCGCCGCGGAGACCGCCGAGCCGCTGCGCCGGGTCGGCCGCATCGGCGTCGTCGGCACCGGCACCATGGCGTCCGGCATCGTCGAGGTCTGCGCCAAGGCGGGGTACGACGTCGTCTACCGCGCGCGGTCCGCCGACAAGACCGCGGCGACGCGCAAGGCGTTGGAGAAGTCGCTGGAGAAGGCCGTGCAGCGCGGCAAGCTCTCCGAGGAGGACAGGGACGCCGCGCTCGCCCGCGTCACCGGCACCGAGGCGCTGGACGACCTCGCCGACTGCGACCTCGTCATCGAGGCGGTGGTGGAGGACCTCGACGTCAAGCGCGCGCTGTTCGCGGCGCTGGACGAGGTCGTCAAGCCCGGCGCGATCCTCGCGACGACGACCAGCTCGCTGCCCGTCATCGAGTGCGCCGCCGCGACGTCGCGCCCAGAGGACGTCGTCGGCATGCACTTCTTCAACTCCGCGCCGGTCATGAAGCTCGTCGAGATCGTGCCGACGATCCGTACGTCCGCCGACACCGTCGCCGTCGCCCGCGCGCTGTCCACCGCGGTCGGCAAGCACCCGGTGGTCTGCGGCGACCGCGCGGGGTTCATCGTCAACGCGCTGCTGTTCCCGTACCTCAACGACGCCGTGAAGATGCTCGAGGACCACTACAGCGACGTCGACGACATCGACTACGCGATGAAGCTCGGCTGCGGACACCCCATGGGGCCGTTCGAGCTGCTCGACGTCGTCGGTCTCGACGTCGCGCTGGCGATCCAGCAGACGCTGTACCTGGAGTTCCGCGAGCCCGGCTTCGCGCCGGCTCCGCTGCTCGAGCACCTCGTCACGGCGGGATATCTCGGCCGCAAGTCGGGTCGCGGCTTCCGTGACTATTCGGCGCGATGA
- a CDS encoding YkvA family protein yields the protein MAVDKQRVVAVAREVAQFIPDVARLFRDVSRDPRVPKRVKYEVGAAAAYLVLPIDVIPDFIPGLGQLDDVAIIGWAVRRLLMGAGENILKEHWHGSDQGLELLLQAASAGLRPKRLLGVLAFGAATMGRTPPDNDDDVIDGEVLSET from the coding sequence ATGGCGGTCGACAAGCAGCGAGTGGTCGCGGTCGCGCGCGAGGTTGCCCAGTTCATCCCCGACGTGGCGCGGCTGTTCCGCGACGTCTCGCGTGACCCTCGCGTACCCAAGCGCGTGAAGTACGAGGTAGGCGCCGCGGCGGCGTACCTCGTCCTCCCCATCGACGTCATCCCCGACTTCATCCCGGGTCTCGGCCAGCTCGACGACGTGGCGATCATCGGCTGGGCCGTACGCCGCCTGCTCATGGGCGCGGGCGAGAACATCCTCAAGGAGCACTGGCACGGCAGCGACCAGGGCCTCGAGCTGCTGCTGCAGGCGGCGTCGGCTGGGCTGCGGCCGAAGCGGCTCCTGGGTGTCCTCGCGTTCGGCGCCGCGACGATGGGCCGCACTCCGCCCGACAACGATGACGACGTCATCGACGGAGAGGTCCTCTCCGAGACGTGA
- a CDS encoding alpha/beta fold hydrolase yields the protein MTQIRANTVLPARRRTVDLHTADGLRLDGAIALPAETAPKATLVCLHPLPTHGGSLDSHLLRKADWRLPALAGIAVVRFNTRGTGGSEGAFDGGEAEQYDVAAALDLVEAEDLPKPWLMGWSFGSELALMYGADDPTVVGALLLSPPLKRAGDAELDKWAKAGKPLTAVVPELDDYLRPPEARQRFARVPQADVVEVARSKHLFVGFAEEVLDVVAERLVPGSSPLPTSWEGP from the coding sequence ATGACGCAGATCCGCGCCAACACGGTCCTCCCTGCCCGCCGCCGTACGGTCGACTTGCACACCGCCGACGGACTACGGCTGGACGGCGCGATCGCGCTCCCCGCGGAGACAGCGCCGAAGGCGACGCTCGTCTGCCTCCACCCGCTGCCCACCCACGGCGGCAGCCTCGACAGCCACCTGCTCCGTAAAGCCGACTGGCGGCTGCCCGCGCTGGCCGGCATCGCGGTCGTCCGCTTCAACACGAGGGGTACGGGCGGCAGTGAGGGGGCGTTCGACGGCGGCGAGGCGGAGCAGTACGACGTCGCCGCTGCGCTCGACCTGGTCGAGGCCGAGGACCTGCCGAAGCCGTGGCTGATGGGCTGGTCGTTCGGGTCGGAGCTGGCGCTGATGTACGGCGCCGACGACCCGACAGTGGTGGGGGCGCTGCTGCTGTCGCCGCCGTTGAAGCGGGCAGGCGACGCCGAGCTCGACAAGTGGGCGAAGGCGGGCAAGCCGCTGACGGCGGTCGTTCCCGAGCTCGACGACTACCTCAGGCCCCCTGAGGCGAGACAAAGGTTCGCGCGGGTGCCGCAGGCCGACGTCGTGGAGGTCGCGCGGTCGAAGCATCTGTTCGTCGGGTTCGCCGAGGAGGTGCTCGACGTCGTCGCGGAACGTCTCGTGCCAGGATCGAGCCCGCTGCCCACGTCCTGGGAGGGACCATGA
- a CDS encoding 3-oxoacyl-ACP reductase family protein — MIDLAGKTALVTGASRGIGRAIAVGYARAGADVAISARSAEGLAETKSDVEALGRKAFVIPADVTDVDAVRRMVDESIAALGHLDVVVNNAGGTSFMVPFTDLRFEGWTKVMRLNTESIVHVMQAVGPHLLERGSGSVINVASVAGLGGTPMVSPYGASKAAVVSLTRSVAVEWASRNVRVNALCPGWTATDLNRALWENEDTSKAMTATIPMGRWGKAEEMVGAAVFLGSDSASYVTGQALVVDGGILANGMG, encoded by the coding sequence ATGATCGACCTGGCCGGCAAGACGGCGCTGGTGACCGGCGCGAGCCGCGGCATCGGCCGCGCCATCGCCGTGGGCTACGCCCGCGCGGGCGCCGACGTCGCGATCTCGGCGCGTTCCGCCGAGGGGCTCGCCGAGACGAAGAGCGACGTGGAGGCGCTGGGGCGCAAGGCGTTCGTCATCCCTGCCGACGTGACCGACGTCGACGCCGTACGCCGCATGGTCGACGAGTCGATCGCGGCGCTCGGCCACCTCGACGTCGTCGTCAACAACGCCGGCGGCACGTCGTTCATGGTGCCGTTCACCGACCTGCGCTTCGAGGGGTGGACGAAGGTGATGCGGCTCAACACCGAGTCGATCGTCCACGTCATGCAGGCGGTCGGCCCGCACCTGCTGGAGCGCGGCAGCGGCTCGGTCATCAACGTGGCCTCCGTCGCGGGTCTCGGCGGCACGCCGATGGTGTCGCCGTACGGCGCCTCGAAGGCCGCCGTCGTCAGCCTCACGCGGTCGGTCGCGGTCGAGTGGGCGAGCCGCAACGTCCGCGTCAACGCACTCTGCCCCGGGTGGACCGCAACCGACCTCAACCGGGCACTCTGGGAGAACGAGGACACCTCGAAGGCCATGACCGCGACCATCCCGATGGGCCGCTGGGGCAAGGCCGAGGAGATGGTCGGGGCCGCGGTGTTCCTCGGCAGCGACAGCGCGTCGTACGTCACCGGTCAGGCGCTCGTGGTCGATGGCGGAATCCTCGCCAACGGCATGGGCTGA
- a CDS encoding alpha/beta hydrolase, translating to MRVDPYVIEAGRGPAVVLLHAFPLNASMWSAQREALSGSYRVICPDQRGFGGTQLGHDIEDPRLDDVADDVVAMLDSRKVGTFVLGGLSMGGYVAMALLRRHPDRVSGLVLADTKATADPPEAAASRLRIAEAVVEAGNSALLLDEVLPKLIGATTKERRPMVQGRVKALVERAPAYAVSWAQRAMAARPDSLETLQGIDVPALVIRGDEDELSSEADTQAMADALPNSTVVTIPKSGHLTAVETPEEFSAALLEFLATL from the coding sequence GTGCGGGTCGATCCGTACGTCATCGAGGCGGGCCGGGGACCGGCCGTCGTACTGCTGCACGCCTTCCCGCTGAACGCCTCCATGTGGTCCGCGCAGCGCGAGGCGCTGTCGGGCTCGTACCGCGTGATCTGCCCCGACCAGCGCGGCTTCGGCGGCACCCAGCTCGGCCACGACATCGAGGACCCGCGGCTCGACGACGTCGCCGACGACGTCGTCGCGATGCTCGACTCGCGCAAGGTGGGGACGTTCGTCCTCGGCGGGCTGTCGATGGGCGGCTACGTCGCCATGGCCCTGCTGCGCCGCCACCCCGACCGCGTCAGCGGTCTCGTCCTCGCCGACACGAAGGCGACCGCGGACCCGCCCGAGGCAGCGGCCAGCCGGCTGCGCATCGCGGAGGCCGTGGTCGAGGCCGGCAACAGCGCGCTGCTCCTCGACGAGGTGCTGCCCAAGCTCATCGGCGCGACGACGAAGGAGCGCCGCCCGATGGTGCAGGGCCGCGTCAAGGCACTGGTCGAACGCGCCCCCGCGTACGCCGTCTCGTGGGCGCAGCGCGCGATGGCCGCGCGGCCCGACTCGCTGGAGACGTTGCAGGGCATCGACGTCCCGGCGCTCGTGATCCGCGGCGACGAGGACGAGCTGTCGTCGGAGGCCGACACCCAGGCGATGGCCGACGCGCTGCCGAACTCGACGGTCGTGACGATCCCGAAGTCGGGCCACCTGACGGCGGTCGAGACGCCGGAGGAGTTCAGCGCGGCGCTCCTGGAGTTCCTCGCCACCCTCTGA
- a CDS encoding MFS transporter, translating into MLRAHPAFRALWVARLVSFLGDSLGLVALILYVAERAGTGAAVGLLLLAGDLVPSAAGPFVGALADRVRRRRLMVFCELAQGLVVLAIAFGEPPLLVLLPLVGLRATLSATFQPAARSALPELVPDDELERANAYLGFGTWGLDAVGPLLAAALLPFLDVRGVLLVDAASFVVSVPFLLRLPALGPAPREERTTVRTDVLEGLRFVWRERLVRVVVLGFAAVVLCTAIDDVALVFLATDTLGAGETAASLLYAGSGLGLLVGFLLLARRTSSAPRLLLLAGLALSSAGNAFTGLSGVVALALGMQVLRGLGIALVEVGHNALLQREVPAHLRGRAFANLYTALGLAAGLAYVVGGPLVDATSPATALVVSGTLGVAAVGVMWWRLPRSP; encoded by the coding sequence ATGCTCCGCGCGCACCCCGCCTTTCGCGCGCTGTGGGTCGCGCGGCTGGTGTCGTTCCTCGGCGACTCGCTCGGCCTCGTCGCGTTGATCCTCTACGTCGCCGAACGCGCCGGCACCGGCGCCGCCGTCGGCCTCCTGCTCCTCGCGGGCGACCTCGTGCCCAGCGCGGCGGGGCCGTTCGTGGGGGCGCTCGCGGATCGCGTACGGCGCCGCCGCCTCATGGTGTTCTGCGAGCTGGCGCAGGGTTTGGTGGTCCTCGCCATCGCGTTCGGCGAGCCGCCGCTGCTCGTGCTGCTGCCGCTGGTCGGGCTGCGCGCGACGCTGTCGGCGACGTTCCAGCCCGCGGCGCGCAGCGCGCTGCCCGAGCTCGTGCCCGACGACGAGCTCGAACGCGCGAACGCGTACCTCGGCTTCGGCACCTGGGGCCTCGACGCCGTCGGGCCGCTGCTCGCGGCGGCGCTGCTGCCGTTCCTCGACGTGCGGGGCGTGCTGCTCGTGGACGCGGCGTCGTTCGTCGTGTCGGTGCCGTTCCTGCTGCGGCTGCCCGCTCTCGGCCCGGCGCCGCGCGAGGAGCGGACGACGGTGCGGACGGACGTGCTGGAGGGGCTGCGCTTCGTCTGGCGCGAACGTCTCGTCCGCGTCGTCGTCCTCGGCTTCGCCGCCGTCGTGCTCTGCACGGCCATCGACGACGTGGCGCTCGTCTTCCTCGCCACCGACACGCTCGGCGCGGGCGAGACAGCCGCCAGCCTCCTTTATGCAGGGTCCGGGCTTGGGCTGCTGGTCGGCTTCCTGCTGCTGGCCCGGCGTACGTCCTCCGCGCCCCGCCTGCTGCTCCTCGCCGGGCTCGCGCTGTCCAGCGCGGGCAACGCGTTCACCGGTCTCTCCGGCGTCGTCGCGCTCGCGCTGGGCATGCAGGTGCTGCGCGGCCTCGGCATCGCGCTGGTCGAGGTCGGCCACAACGCCCTGCTGCAACGCGAGGTGCCCGCGCACCTGCGCGGCAGGGCGTTCGCCAACCTCTACACCGCGCTCGGGCTCGCCGCGGGTCTCGCGTACGTCGTCGGCGGGCCGCTCGTCGACGCGACGTCGCCTGCGACGGCGCTGGTCGTGTCGGGCACCCTCGGCGTCGCCGCCGTGGGCGTCATGTGGTGGCGGCTGCCACGCTCGCCGTAG
- a CDS encoding zinc-binding dehydrogenase produces MPAVRFTGAGARPTLEHVPVPLPGPGEVRVRIRACGICGSDVHIVHGITPAAVPLTLGHEPSGVVDDPGDSSWEPGARVSVAAGYGCGACALCEADRENICPRLHIPGITRDGAQATYVVVPARALIPLPDSVDFATGAILTDAVATPFHAIRRSGVTAGQTAVVYGLGGLGLHAVTILEQVVGARVIGVDVLPAARERALAFGAHSVLDGADRPAKAVRDLTDGGADVTFEFVGAASVTDQALKSLRRGGTCTVVGVTPEPLALGLPQALLVAGELRLQGSFGCSRAGLTELVGLVADGTLDLTGTITHRYGLDDFDAALRTLETKEGDPIRVVVEQP; encoded by the coding sequence ATGCCGGCGGTCCGGTTCACCGGCGCCGGTGCGCGGCCGACGCTGGAGCACGTGCCGGTGCCGTTGCCGGGACCCGGCGAGGTGCGCGTACGGATCCGCGCCTGCGGGATCTGCGGCAGTGACGTGCACATCGTCCACGGCATCACACCGGCCGCCGTACCGCTGACCCTCGGCCACGAGCCGTCCGGGGTCGTGGACGACCCAGGCGACTCGTCGTGGGAGCCCGGCGCGCGGGTCTCCGTCGCGGCGGGCTACGGCTGCGGCGCGTGCGCCCTCTGCGAGGCGGACCGCGAGAACATCTGCCCGCGCCTGCACATCCCCGGCATCACGCGCGACGGGGCGCAGGCGACGTACGTCGTCGTCCCCGCCCGAGCGCTGATCCCGCTCCCCGACTCGGTCGACTTCGCCACCGGCGCGATCCTCACCGACGCCGTCGCGACGCCGTTCCACGCGATCCGCCGGTCGGGCGTCACGGCCGGGCAGACCGCCGTCGTGTACGGCCTCGGCGGGCTCGGGCTGCACGCCGTCACGATCCTCGAGCAGGTCGTCGGCGCGCGCGTCATCGGCGTCGACGTGCTGCCCGCCGCGCGCGAGCGGGCGCTGGCTTTCGGCGCCCACTCGGTGCTCGACGGCGCGGACCGGCCTGCCAAGGCGGTGCGCGACCTCACCGACGGCGGGGCGGACGTGACGTTCGAGTTCGTCGGCGCCGCCTCGGTCACCGACCAGGCGCTGAAGTCGCTGCGCCGCGGCGGCACCTGCACCGTCGTCGGCGTCACGCCGGAGCCGCTCGCGCTGGGTCTGCCCCAGGCGCTGCTGGTCGCGGGCGAACTGCGGCTGCAGGGGTCGTTCGGCTGCTCGCGCGCGGGGCTCACCGAGCTGGTCGGCCTCGTCGCCGACGGCACGCTCGACCTCACGGGGACGATCACGCACAGGTACGGGCTCGACGACTTCGACGCCGCGCTGCGCACCCTGGAGACCAAGGAGGGCGACCCGATCCGGGTCGTGGTGGAGCAGCCCTAG
- a CDS encoding AI-2E family transporter, producing the protein MSDDERGSGEAADSAREASEAGVASAEAQVAAERVAAAAAALEGAEGDDREEKVQDFVHAAAEAVREAREAEVEVGEATAAAELAGAAAVGVAGDEGLADDPLLDTAIRQIEAGATEEQPFGTPGAPVGERTPFRIAFAATWGVLTALLIAYAIVNVRDVIVLIVVSAFLAIGLNPAVELLHRRGLKRGLAVAAVIGAVLLFVGGFVAAAVPPVARQATELRETLPKYSTQLRENPTFREYDDKYDITVKLEDWVEERGSAAAGAAVNVLTTALGVIFKTLTILIITLYFLGAYPRIKHGAYRLIPRTRRARAGLIADEILSRVGGYVLGNLATSFIAGVCALVFFLILDVPYPLALAMLVAILDLIPLVGATIAAVVCTAVAFFVSVPVGLASAGYFLVYQQVENYVLVPKVMKRTVDISPLATIIAALIGGALLGVLGALLAIPVAAAIQLIGTEVLYPRQDAS; encoded by the coding sequence ATGTCCGACGACGAGCGCGGCTCCGGCGAGGCAGCGGACTCGGCCCGCGAGGCGAGCGAGGCGGGTGTGGCGAGCGCCGAGGCGCAGGTCGCCGCCGAGCGGGTCGCGGCCGCGGCCGCGGCGCTCGAAGGCGCCGAGGGCGACGACCGCGAGGAGAAGGTCCAGGACTTCGTCCACGCCGCCGCGGAGGCGGTCCGCGAGGCGCGCGAGGCGGAGGTCGAGGTCGGCGAGGCCACCGCCGCCGCCGAACTCGCCGGGGCCGCCGCGGTCGGGGTCGCCGGCGACGAGGGCCTCGCCGACGACCCGCTGCTCGACACCGCGATCCGGCAGATCGAGGCCGGCGCGACCGAGGAGCAGCCGTTCGGTACGCCGGGTGCCCCTGTCGGCGAGCGGACGCCGTTCCGGATCGCGTTCGCCGCGACGTGGGGCGTCCTCACCGCCCTGCTCATCGCGTACGCCATCGTCAACGTCCGCGACGTCATCGTGCTCATCGTCGTGTCGGCGTTCCTCGCCATCGGGCTCAACCCCGCGGTCGAGCTGCTGCACCGTCGCGGCCTCAAGCGCGGGCTCGCCGTGGCGGCGGTCATCGGGGCGGTGCTGCTGTTCGTCGGCGGCTTCGTCGCGGCGGCCGTGCCGCCCGTCGCGCGGCAGGCGACCGAGCTGCGCGAGACGCTGCCGAAGTACTCGACGCAGCTGCGCGAGAACCCCACGTTCCGCGAGTACGACGACAAGTACGACATCACGGTCAAGCTCGAGGACTGGGTCGAGGAACGCGGCAGCGCGGCGGCGGGCGCCGCCGTCAACGTCCTCACGACGGCGCTGGGCGTCATCTTCAAGACGCTGACGATCCTGATCATCACGCTGTACTTCCTCGGCGCGTACCCCCGGATCAAGCACGGCGCGTACCGCCTCATCCCGCGAACACGCAGGGCCAGGGCGGGCCTCATCGCCGACGAGATCCTCAGCCGCGTCGGCGGCTACGTCCTCGGCAACCTCGCCACGTCGTTCATCGCCGGAGTCTGCGCGCTGGTGTTCTTCCTGATCCTCGACGTGCCGTACCCGCTCGCGCTGGCGATGCTCGTCGCGATCCTCGACCTCATCCCGCTCGTCGGCGCGACCATCGCGGCCGTCGTCTGCACCGCGGTCGCGTTCTTCGTGTCGGTGCCCGTCGGCCTCGCGTCCGCCGGCTACTTCCTCGTCTACCAGCAGGTCGAGAACTACGTCCTCGTCCCGAAGGTCATGAAGCGCACCGTCGACATCTCCCCGCTCGCCACGATCATCGCGGCGCTCATCGGCGGCGCGCTGCTCGGCGTTCTCGGCGCGCTGCTCGCGATCCCCGTCGCCGCCGCGATCCAGCTCATCGGGACCGAGGTGCTCTACCCGCGTCAGGACGCGTCGTGA